In Arthrobacter citreus, a genomic segment contains:
- a CDS encoding histidine phosphatase family protein, whose translation MATVILVRHGRTTANASGLLAGRTPGVELDQVGRDQAAATGDRLAVVPLVGVVSSPLERCRQTAQSILDRQTGTPHAPVDDELTECDYGSWQGRTLGDLAKEKLWSTVQSQPSAVTFPGGESMAAMQARAVAAIRRHDAAFEAEHGPGAVWVAVSHGDIIKSVLADALGMHLDMFQRINVGPASVSIVNYGPGRPTVLASNTDGGDLSWLAASPPAEDAAVGGGAGHAAPPAR comes from the coding sequence TGCTGGCCGGCCGGACTCCCGGCGTCGAACTTGACCAGGTGGGCCGTGACCAGGCGGCAGCGACAGGTGACCGGCTCGCCGTCGTGCCCTTGGTCGGCGTGGTGTCCAGCCCGCTCGAACGCTGCCGGCAGACGGCGCAGTCCATCCTCGACCGCCAAACCGGCACCCCGCACGCGCCGGTTGATGACGAGCTCACCGAGTGCGACTACGGATCCTGGCAGGGCCGCACGCTTGGGGACCTCGCAAAGGAAAAGCTGTGGTCCACCGTGCAGTCCCAGCCCTCCGCCGTCACCTTTCCCGGCGGCGAGTCCATGGCCGCGATGCAGGCCCGTGCGGTGGCCGCGATCCGGCGCCACGATGCGGCGTTCGAGGCCGAGCACGGGCCGGGGGCGGTGTGGGTGGCGGTGAGCCACGGTGACATCATCAAGTCGGTGCTGGCCGACGCGCTGGGCATGCATCTGGACATGTTTCAGCGCATCAACGTGGGCCCGGCCTCGGTGTCGATCGTGAACTACGGGCCGGGGCGCCCCACCGTCCTTGCCTCGAACACCGACGGCGGGGACCTGTCCTGGCTGGCGGCCAGCCCGCCGGCGGAGGACGCTGCGGTGGGAGGTGGCGCCGGTCACGCCGCGCCTCCGGCGAGATGA
- a CDS encoding DUF3090 domain-containing protein has protein sequence MPTTVHEFDWPDRVIVGTVGVPGQRTFYLQVRSGKQTLSIALEKQQSAQLAEKIDEILDQLMTVDGNPFHVPANTPLELVDNDGLDAVEEQFRTGVMSLGWDPTTAQIVIEAYPLEEVDPDDDGFLGEDEDSDPAEVLRVRIPVGTARAFAKRTREVVGAGRPICVICGQPIDADGHTCILPEN, from the coding sequence ATGCCTACTACTGTTCACGAATTCGACTGGCCGGACCGCGTTATTGTCGGCACTGTCGGCGTCCCGGGCCAGCGCACCTTCTACCTGCAGGTGCGCTCGGGGAAGCAGACGCTCAGCATTGCCCTGGAGAAGCAGCAGTCGGCCCAGCTGGCCGAGAAGATCGACGAGATCCTTGACCAGCTCATGACCGTTGACGGCAACCCCTTCCACGTTCCGGCGAACACTCCCCTGGAGCTGGTGGACAATGACGGTCTTGACGCCGTGGAGGAACAGTTCCGCACCGGCGTGATGAGCCTGGGCTGGGATCCGACGACGGCGCAGATTGTCATTGAGGCCTACCCCCTCGAGGAGGTGGATCCGGACGATGACGGATTCCTCGGGGAGGACGAAGACTCCGACCCGGCCGAAGTGCTGCGGGTGCGGATTCCGGTGGGCACCGCCCGGGCCTTCGCCAAGCGCACCCGGGAGGTGGTGGGTGCCGGGCGTCCGATCTGCGTGATCTGCGGCCAGCCGATCGACGCCGACGGGCACACCTGCATCCTGCCCGAGAACTGA
- a CDS encoding SCO1664 family protein — translation MPAPDLTAELTLTGRITTASNATFLGSIGGAAVVYKPIAGEQPLWDFPDGCLAHREVAAYLVSEALGWNIVPRTWLRDGPFGEGMVQLWQETDPEQNAVDLVPADAVPDTGWKEVLQGEDETGRIVALVHEDTAALRRMAVFDVLVNNADRKGDHVLAMGDGHRYGVDHGLTFHQDHKLRTVLWGWIGDALSSEELAGVDRVLSGLEGELGSQLSELLTAEEVAAFAARCARLRHRGQFPAPSGQMPAVPWPLF, via the coding sequence ATGCCGGCACCGGACCTGACGGCCGAGCTCACGCTCACCGGCCGCATCACGACGGCGTCCAATGCCACCTTCCTGGGCAGCATCGGCGGTGCGGCCGTGGTGTACAAACCGATAGCCGGCGAGCAGCCGCTGTGGGACTTTCCCGACGGCTGCTTGGCGCACCGGGAGGTTGCTGCGTACCTGGTGTCTGAGGCCCTGGGCTGGAACATCGTGCCGCGCACGTGGCTCCGCGACGGTCCGTTCGGCGAGGGCATGGTGCAGCTGTGGCAGGAGACGGACCCGGAGCAGAATGCGGTGGATCTGGTCCCGGCTGATGCCGTGCCGGACACCGGCTGGAAAGAAGTCCTTCAGGGCGAGGATGAAACCGGACGGATTGTCGCCCTGGTGCACGAGGACACAGCGGCGCTGCGGCGGATGGCGGTGTTCGACGTCCTGGTCAACAATGCGGACCGCAAGGGCGATCACGTCCTGGCGATGGGCGACGGGCACCGGTACGGCGTGGACCACGGGCTGACGTTCCACCAGGACCACAAGCTGCGCACAGTGCTGTGGGGCTGGATCGGTGATGCGCTGAGTTCTGAGGAACTTGCTGGTGTCGACCGTGTCCTCTCGGGGCTCGAGGGTGAGCTGGGCTCACAGCTTTCGGAGTTGCTCACGGCGGAGGAAGTTGCGGCGTTTGCTGCACGCTGCGCCCGGTTGCGCCACCGAGGTCAGTTTCCGGCTCCGAGCGGTCAGATGCCGGCGGTTCCCTGGCCGCTGTTCTAG
- the poxB gene encoding ubiquinone-dependent pyruvate dehydrogenase, protein MSTIAETVVHNLAANGIQRIWGVPGDSLNAVTEAIRREKGIEWMLTRHEEEAAFAAAGEAALTGELAVCAGSCGPGNMHLINGLYDAHRSRVPVLAIASHIPSDEIGSQYFQETRPTELFRDCTVFCEMVLSADQMPRLLEIAMRTAIEKRGVAVLVMAGDTALEDARDERVFTVRRTDPITVPSPAELQEAAATLNSCGNVTILAGAGVEGAREEVLALADALGAPIVHALRGKEFIEHDNPFDVGMTGLLGFASGYRAMEDCDALLMLGTDFPYQQFYPKNAKILQIDIRGEQLGRRTPLNQGMVGGVRETAAALLPLLERKTNRTHLEKSLDHYRRTRKQLDDLEKQGPGDIHPQHLTHLIDELADDDAVFLPDVGTPVIWACRHLHIGARRRLIGSFWHGTMAAATPLGLGAQAVDRNRQVVILAGDGGLAMMLGELLTAVQHNLPIKIVVFDNAALSFVEVEMKAAGIVNFGTGLENPDFGKVAQAVGMHGESVSRPEDLEGALRRAFEYDGPALVSVAVERQELSIPPKIDAKQATGFAVYALRTVLAGNGRELIDLAKANARQLL, encoded by the coding sequence ATGTCCACGATCGCCGAGACCGTCGTCCACAACCTCGCCGCCAATGGAATCCAGCGGATCTGGGGAGTTCCCGGCGACTCGCTGAACGCGGTGACCGAGGCGATCCGCCGGGAGAAGGGTATCGAGTGGATGCTCACCCGGCACGAAGAGGAAGCCGCGTTCGCCGCCGCGGGTGAGGCGGCGCTGACGGGCGAGCTCGCGGTGTGCGCAGGCAGCTGCGGACCCGGCAACATGCACCTCATCAACGGGCTCTACGACGCACACCGCAGCCGGGTTCCCGTGCTCGCCATCGCCTCGCACATCCCGAGCGACGAGATCGGCAGCCAGTACTTCCAGGAAACCCGACCCACCGAACTGTTCCGCGACTGCACGGTCTTCTGCGAAATGGTCTTGAGCGCCGACCAGATGCCGCGGCTGCTGGAGATCGCCATGCGGACGGCCATCGAAAAGCGGGGCGTCGCCGTGCTCGTAATGGCGGGCGACACCGCACTGGAAGACGCCAGGGACGAGCGCGTCTTCACGGTCCGCCGCACCGACCCCATCACCGTTCCCTCCCCGGCGGAGCTGCAGGAAGCCGCCGCCACACTGAACTCCTGCGGGAACGTCACCATCCTGGCGGGAGCCGGCGTGGAGGGGGCACGCGAGGAGGTCCTCGCCCTCGCTGACGCGCTGGGCGCGCCAATTGTGCATGCCCTCCGCGGCAAGGAATTCATCGAGCACGACAACCCGTTCGACGTCGGCATGACCGGGCTCCTGGGCTTCGCCTCCGGATACCGGGCGATGGAGGACTGCGACGCGCTGCTGATGCTCGGCACCGACTTCCCGTACCAGCAGTTCTATCCGAAGAACGCGAAGATCCTGCAGATCGATATCCGGGGCGAGCAGCTCGGCCGCCGCACGCCGCTTAACCAGGGGATGGTCGGCGGCGTGCGCGAAACGGCGGCTGCGCTGCTGCCGCTGCTCGAACGGAAGACGAACCGCACGCACCTCGAGAAGTCGCTGGACCACTACCGCCGCACCCGGAAGCAGCTCGACGACCTCGAGAAGCAGGGACCGGGCGACATCCATCCGCAGCACCTCACTCACCTGATCGACGAGCTCGCGGATGACGACGCGGTCTTCCTGCCCGACGTCGGCACTCCGGTCATCTGGGCGTGCAGGCACCTGCACATCGGCGCGCGACGGCGGCTGATCGGCTCCTTCTGGCACGGCACCATGGCGGCGGCCACCCCACTGGGCCTTGGCGCCCAGGCCGTGGACCGGAACCGGCAAGTGGTGATCCTCGCCGGCGACGGCGGCCTGGCCATGATGCTCGGTGAGCTGCTGACGGCGGTGCAGCACAACCTGCCGATCAAGATCGTGGTGTTCGATAACGCCGCGCTCAGCTTCGTCGAGGTAGAGATGAAGGCGGCGGGCATCGTCAACTTCGGCACCGGTCTCGAAAACCCAGACTTCGGTAAGGTGGCGCAGGCGGTGGGAATGCACGGCGAGAGCGTGAGCCGCCCGGAGGACCTCGAGGGCGCCCTCCGGCGGGCGTTCGAGTACGACGGCCCCGCGCTCGTCTCCGTCGCGGTGGAGCGGCAGGAGCTCTCCATCCCGCCGAAGATCGACGCGAAGCAGGCCACCGGCTTTGCGGTCTACGCACTGCGCACGGTGCTCGCCGGCAACGGCCGCGAGCTTATCGACCTCGCAAAGGCCAACGCGCGCCAGCTGCTCTGA